In Zalophus californianus isolate mZalCal1 chromosome 4, mZalCal1.pri.v2, whole genome shotgun sequence, the following proteins share a genomic window:
- the LOC113930747 gene encoding small nuclear ribonucleoprotein G-like has product MSKAHPPELKKFMDKKLSLKLNGGRHVQGILQGFDPFMNLVIDECVEMATSGQQNNIGMVVI; this is encoded by the coding sequence ATGAGCAAAGCTCACCCTCCCGAGTTGAAAAAATTTATGGACAAGAAATTGTCACTGAAATTAAATGGTGGCAGACATGTCCAAGGAATATTGCAGGGGTTCGATCCATTTATGAATCTTGTGATAGATGAATGTGTGGAGATGGCAACTAGTGGGCAACAGAACAATATTGGAATGGTGGTAATATGA